From the Nitrospira sp. genome, the window GTCCACGTACCGGAACTCCTGCGAGGCCCAGAGAATCAGCTCCTCACTCAAGCGCGACAGGTGCATCATGATCAAGGACAACGCGCTGAGCACCTCCACCACCGCATCGCGATCCGAGACGGCGTCGAGACTATTGTGCGTCACCGACGGAAACTCCAGCAGCGAGGCCGTGTATTGGCGGTCAACCGGATAGTTCGAACCGGCTAGCGCGCCAGACCCGAGCGGCATCACGTTTAACCTGGTCCGACAATCCCGCAGGCGCCCCCAATCCCGGTCAAGCATTTCCACATAGGCCAGGAAGTGATGCGCCATCAAGACCGGCTGCGCTCGCTGCAAATGCGTATACCCCGGCATCACGACATCGACATGCGCACGAGCTTGCCCCACCAGCACCCGGCGGAATTCGTGAATCTGCCCCATCACACGTGACAAGACATCGCGCAAAAAGAGCCGCAGATCCAACGCCACCTGATCGTTGCGGCTTCGCCCGGTGTGAAGTTTTCCACCCAGGGGGCCGATCAGCTCCGTCAGCCGACGCTCGATCGCCATATGAATGTCTTCGTCTTGCGGCGAGAACGGGAACCGTCCACCATCCAACTCGACCTTCACACGTTGCAACCCGCGCACCAACTGGGTCGATTCCCGACCTGTCAACACCCCAGCCCGTTCGAGCGTTTTGCAATGCGCGATGCTCCCCTGGATGTCGTAGGGATAGAGGCGCCGATCGTAGGCCAACGACGTGGTGAATTGCTCCACCAAGCGGTTGGTTTGCTCAGCGAATCGGCCTCCCCACGCCTTCCCTTTCGGCAGAGCCCGTCCGGAGCCTGTTGCAGAACGGACGATTTTGGCAGCGCGAGCGCCGGCAGCGCGAGACTTCGTCATTACCGAGCCGACCTCTTTTTGCGCTGTGCACGAATGGCCAACCGCAGGGCATTCAGGCGAATGAA encodes:
- the argH gene encoding argininosuccinate lyase, producing MTKSRAAGARAAKIVRSATGSGRALPKGKAWGGRFAEQTNRLVEQFTTSLAYDRRLYPYDIQGSIAHCKTLERAGVLTGRESTQLVRGLQRVKVELDGGRFPFSPQDEDIHMAIERRLTELIGPLGGKLHTGRSRNDQVALDLRLFLRDVLSRVMGQIHEFRRVLVGQARAHVDVVMPGYTHLQRAQPVLMAHHFLAYVEMLDRDWGRLRDCRTRLNVMPLGSGALAGSNYPVDRQYTASLLEFPSVTHNSLDAVSDRDAVVEVLSALSLIMMHLSRLSEELILWASQEFRYVDLPDTFCTGSSMMPQKKNPDVPELVRGKTGRVYGHLMGTLTLLKGLPLSYNRDLQEDKEALFDAVDTTEQSLALCTELMRRLVVNTAVLAEAAEGGGMLATELADYLVTKGVPFREAHSITGQIVRFSLEAHRPLQQLTLKELREFSPRFGRDVAQCLTIRGAIDRKNQIGGTARRRVEARIKELEKALKG